The genomic region CGACGCCGCCGAGACGCTGCTGGAGTCGCGTGGTTACGCGGACATGACCGTCGGCGATATCGCGCAGGCCGCCGGAATCACCCGCGGTGCCCTGTACTTCTACTTCGGATCGAAGCAGGAAGTGCTGACCGCGTTGGTGGCCCGGATCTCCCAGGCGCTGCACGAGACGGCGGGTGCCGCGCGTGACGCCGACGGCCCGGTCGACGAGGCCATCACCGCCGCGCTCGAGCGCACCGCGCGGCTGTGGCGCGAGCACGGCGTGGTGATGCGCATGGCGGTCGACCTCGCGTCCACCGTCGCCGACATCGACCGGCTCTGGGCCGACGCAGCCCGGGCGTCGGCCGAGGCGATCGCCGAGGTTCTGCGTCGCGCCGGGGTGCCGGACGGCGGGGGACCGGGCGATGCGCCTGCGCTGGCGGCCGCGCTCTGCTGGATGATCGAGCGCAGCTTCTACCAGGCGTCGAAGGTCTCCACCGAGGCGCTCGACGAGGCTTGCCGCACATGCCAGGTGGTGTGGCGACAACTCGCGCGGGGCGTCAGTCAGTAGTCCCAGGGTTCCGGTACGCAGCGGAACGCGTCGCCGGCCGTCGCGACGCGGCACACCGACGGGAACGGCAGGTGGGTGGCCACCAGAGCCTCACCCGTCGCGGCCAGTTCGCGCAGCAGCCGGATGCGGACCCGCGCCGACTCCTGCGGGTCGTGCTCGAAGCCGTTGTGCCACTCCGGGTTGTCGAAACCGGGGGCGAACACCGCGTCTCCGGCGAAGGTCAGCGCGTCGCCGCGGGAGGCGAGCCGGACGATGCTGTGACCCGGAGTGTGGCCGCCGGTGCGGCTGATCAGCACGCCCGGTGCCGGCTCGTACTCGGTGTCGAAGGTGCGCAGCCGGCCGTGGTACTCGGTGAGGAATCGTGACGCGATCGAGCGCAGCGCATCCGGCACCGGGGCGGGCATGTGCGTGTTCGAGAAGTCCGGCGCCTGCCAGAACTCCGCCTCAGCCGCGGCGACGTGCACCCGCAGGTCGGGGCGCAGGCGTTCCTTGACACCCCGGGTGAGCAGTCCGCCGACGTGGTCCATGTGCAGGTGGGTGAGCACGACGTCGGTGACCGCGCCCAAGTCGATGCCCGCGGCCTCAAGCCGGCGCACCGTCTGTCCGGCGCGGGGGAAGTCCGGGAACTCCACGCCCAGGCCGGCGTCGACGAGGATGGTGCGGTCGCCGCTGCGGACGACGATGACGTTCAGCGGCCAGTCCAACACGTCGTGGGGCAGAAACCGGTCGTCGAGCCAGCGGCCGAACTCGGCGTCATCGGCGTTGACCGCCATCGTCGTCGCGGTGATCGGCAGGACACCGTCGCTGATCACCAGCACGTCGATGTCGCCGACCTGCACCGCGTACCGCGACGGCACCAGTTCATCGGTGTGGGGAATGCTGTCCAGACTCATGCCGTCGCTCCTTCGGTTTGGCTGTCTGGGCGGTGGAACGCCGCGCGGCGGCGCGATTCATCCGCTCATAAGCTGTCGGCATGGCCGAGACGATCCTGCGACGCGCCACCGCGGCCGACGTCGCCGCGCTGCAGGAGCTGGCCGCCCGCGCGTTCGACAAGTACACACCGCGGATCGGCAAACCGCCCGCGCCCGCGCTCTACGACTACGCGGAAGTGCTTCGCACACACGATGTCTGGGTGATCGCCGACGGCGGCCGGGTGGTCGCCATGCTGGCCACCCAGCGGCGGCCCGACCACGTGTTCCTCGACGTGATCGCCGTCGATCCGCAGGCGCAGGGCGGCGGGCACGGCCGTACGCTGATGCGCCGTGCCGAACTGGACGCGCTGGAGCACGGTCTCGGCGAGGTCCGGCTGTACACCAACGAGGCGATGACCGAGAACCAGGAGTTCTATCCGCGTCTGGGCTACCGCGAGGTCGACCGCCGGTTCGACGAGGGCTATCGGCGGGTGTTCTACGCCAAGACCGTCACGGGGTGAGTCGCATCTCCTGACCGGGATGCGAGCTCAGCGTGACGACGACCGGGCCCCGGCCGGTGTCGAACGTGGTGTTGGCGTAGCCGATGAAGCCGTAGTGCCCGTCGATCGTGGACACGGCGGTGATGTCCTCGCTGCCGGTGGCCCCGGTGTCGAGGTTCGTCCAGGTCGCGGTGACGGTCAGCGCGCACGAGCCGTCGTAGACGCCGGCGTCGTAGTGGATCGCGACCCGCACGCCCTCGTCGAGGCGGTCGCCGGTCTGCACGGGCACCACCTGCGCCTCGGCGCTGACGGTGCCGCCGCAGGTGGGGGAGGGCGCGACGGGAACCGCGTCGAGCTGTGCGGTTGGTTGCGCGGACGCGGGCGCGGCGCACAGCAGCGGCGCGGCCACCGCCAGCGCGCCGACGATGTGAAGCGGTCTCATGCTGCGAGTATCGGCCGTCGCGGTGGCGTCGTTACCGCCGCCCACACCGCCGCACCGAGACTGCTGACAGATCGTGATTCGCGGCCCAAAGTGGATCTCTCAGCAGTCTCGACGCCTGCTGGCAGCCTCGACCCCTGCTAGGGGTGGAGGTTCCACTGGCCGACGTCCTGGGCCAGCACGTCGTTGACGTCGACGCGGACCCCGCCGACCACCGGACCCGGGTTCGATGGGGTGTCGATGATGCGTTGGTAGAGCACCGCACCCGGAAACAGCTGGCCGTTCGACCACGACCGGGTCTGCCAGGCCCACACCTTGCCCTGTGTCTGCGACCGGCCGATGACCCCGTCGGCGGTCGCCCACTGACACGCCTTGACACCGCCGTAGATCCCGGTGCGCTGCACCCCGATGACCGAGTTGATGCCGCGAAACCAGGGCAGCACCAACGTGTCCCACGTGTGGCGGTCGATGTCGTCGTCGACGCTGAAGTAGATCGGTGCGCTGCGGCCGCCACCGGCGGCGGTGTGCAGCGCCCACGCGGTTCGCGCATCGGCGACGCCGCCTGGATACCCGCGGGTGAAGTCCGACGGCGCGGTTGCGCCCGGTTTGCCGTACTGGTAGTTGCTCACGATCACCAGCCCGGCGGCGTGCAGCGACTGCGCGTACGGCAGCGTGATCGGCTTGGCGCCGAACGAGGAACCCGGCCTCGACGTCGACACGTAGTTGATCACGCCGGCATGACCAGCGGCGCGGATCGCCTCGGCCGGAATCTTGCGGGCGGCGAAGTCGATCAGCGTCGGCGCGGCGGCGTTGGCCGCGGGCGCACGCAAACCTGTTGTGGCGGTGAGCCCGACCAGCGCCGACGCGGCGGCCGCGGCGCGCAGAACATCACGTCGGGTTATCGACACCGGGCGATGCTACCGACGCGCTCGTCAAATTCACGGCGACGCGCTGGAGCCGATGCCGGTTCGATGCCGCACCGTTACCGCGGACGGCGCCGGTCGCAGAATCGTGGTTCACATAAGTCGTGCACTGAGCTAACGTCGTGACCCGGCCCACACTTCGTGCGAGACGGGATGGATCCATGACTGTCACCGGTGAGCGTTCCGAGATCCGGTTGGAGGACGTTGACTTCAACCGCCGCGCCCAGCCCGACAAGCCGCTGCGGCCGATCCCGCCCGGCCGCGACCATTTCGCAGGTCAGTGGCGCCAGATGCGCGAGTTCATCTTCGGCGACTGGATCGACATCGACAAAGAGGTCGAGCCCAGCGACCTGACCCGCTGGCGCGACGACTACTTCTGGCAGGGCGACGAATACATGGTCGGCGTGGTCGACGCGTTCGAGCGCATCGGCCACGAGAAGGGCCGGGCCCTGTTCGAACAGGCACTCACCCGCGGCATTCACACCGTCGACGACGCGCCGCAGGAGTTCGTCGACCTCTTCGACCATCTCGACAACCTGCCCCACCAGTTCGACCTGGCGGCCGCCGAGCGGGGCCGGATGCTGGCGACCTCGAGCACGGTGTGCGCCACCACCATCATCCGGGCCTGGGCGCTGTACGAGACCGCGATGACCGGCGACATCTCCGCCGCCACGGGCGCCACCGGACGGTTCGCCGACGACGGCCCACGGCGGTTCATCGAGACCGCGCGGGTGTTCGCCGAGTTCACGCTGCCCGACATCTTCGACCGCAACTCGCAGGCCTTCCAGGACGTCGTGCGGGTGCGGCTGATGCACGCGCTGGCCAGCCGGGGGTTGCGCCGCAAATGGGGCGACAAGCTCTACCTCAAGTACGGCGAGCCGATCCCGGTGACCTCCCTGCTTGGCTTCGGCAGCGGGATGCTGCTGAGCCGGCTCATCGACCACGCCTTCGGCCGCCGGCTCACCGCCCGGCAGCTGGAGGACCTGGCCGAGTACTCGTCGTTCTCGGCGCGGCTGTGGGGCGCACCGGAGCGGTTGCACTCGCCGACCGGGCTGGAGCTGATCAAGTCGCTGAACTACGTCCTGGCCCGCGGCGGCAACCCGTCACCCTGGCGTGCCGAACTCGTCGACGCCGTCGCCGGCCCCGAACACCTGCGCACGCTCACCGAGACGCTGCCGGGACCGGTCAAGAAGCTGGTGCACAAGTACTCCAACACCATCACCGCCAACATCGCGTTCGCCCCGGCCGGTGTGGTGTTCGGGGTCGAGCAGATCGAGGCGATGATCAAGGACACCATGTTCGAGGGTCTCGGCTACAACATCCCGCGCCGCGTGAAGAACTTCGAGCGCCTGACCCGGCTGAACGTCCGCATCGCGACGCTGGCCGACCGGTTGCCGTTCACCAACCCGATCCGCGAGCGCCGCAGGCGCGTCGGGGCCGCCGCGCGCGAGCGCGTCGCGATGCTGGACAAGATCGCCGCCGGGCGCGGAATGCCGCTGACCTACACCCACCACGACCAGTCGACACACGGCGAGGGCTTCACCGGGTAGCCGGTCCTATTCGGCTGGTGCTCCGACCTATTCGGCTGGTGCCGGGGTCACATCCGCGCCAGAGCCCTTCACGGCCGCCTTCGCCCGGTTCTGAGGGGTCACCGCCCTCTTGCCGCGCACATACCCCGTCGGCGAGATCGACGCCGCCAGCAGCGCCTCCTCACCCTTGACGAACGGATGGAACGCCACCCCGGCGCCGCCGCGGCCCTTGACGGGGATATCGGCGACTTCGGTGACCTTCCAACTCTTTTCGGCGATCGACAGGATCGCCTCACCGTTGGCACACGACACCGGAAGCGCGGCGATCACCTCGTCGCCGTCGCCGGCGAGCTTCACCCCGGCCACACCGTTGCCGGCCACCCCCTGCGGGTTGACCGTCGTCGGGTCGATCCGCAGGATCTTGCCGCGCCGTGTCACCAGCGCCAGGTGATATCCCTGCGGAAGCACACCGGAACGGACCAGTCCGGTGATGTCGGGCGCCACCGGAATGTCGCGGGTCTTGAACGGCAGACCGTTGCCGGTGGTGAACTTCACCCGGCCGTCGGCCCACACCGCCCAGCCCAGCCCCGAGGTGAGCAGGTCGCCGTGGCTGTCGGAGAACACCCCGCGGTCGTCGAGTCGCCACGCGGTGTTGACCTTGCGCTCGCGCGAGCCCTCCTCGTCGCGGGAGACCGGGGTGGCGTCGAAGTCCAGCACGGTACGCCGGTCGTACTCGGGCCCCTTGAACAGCTTGGCCGTCTCGACGAGCTCCTTGTCGATCACCTTGCGGCGGGCGTCGGGGTTGTTGACCAGCTCGGTCAGCTCGGCGTGCTCGGCGTCGAGGCGTTCGGCCTCCTTCTTCAGCTCGATCACGTCGAGCTTGGTCAGCCGCCGAAGTTGCAGCGACAGAACGTAATCGGCCTGCTCGGCGTCGATCTCGAATCGCTCCTGCAGGCCCTTGCGGGCGTCGTCGACGGTCTCGGAGTTTCGGATCACCGCGACCGCGGCGTCGATGTCGAGGTGGATGGTCATCAGGCCGGCCACCAGATGGCGGCGCGCGGCGACCTTCTCCAGCCGGTACTCGCTGCGGCGCAGCACCACCGAGTCGCGCAGCCGCAGGAACGCCATGATCAGCTCGCGCACCGACCACCAGCGTGGCACCCGGTTCTCGTCGAGCGCCACCAGGCTGGCGGCGAACGTGCCCTCCAGCGGGGTCAGCGCCAGCAGCTGGTCGCGGATCTGCTCGGCGGAGTACCCGCGCTTGGCGGTCACAACGATGCGCAGACCGTTGCGGCGGTCGGTGAGGTCGGACATGTCGGCGACGCCGGACATCTCACCGGACTCGACGAGCGCGCGGATCCGGTCTTGCACCGTGCCGCTGGCCACACCGGGCGGCAGCTCGGTGATGATGCAGTTCTTGCCCTCGATCTCGATCTTGCCGCGCACCGTGAAATGCCCACGG from Mycolicibacterium phlei harbors:
- a CDS encoding TetR/AcrR family transcriptional regulator, which produces MSKAWPSRRTTAAVRKGDLREQQILDAAETLLESRGYADMTVGDIAQAAGITRGALYFYFGSKQEVLTALVARISQALHETAGAARDADGPVDEAITAALERTARLWREHGVVMRMAVDLASTVADIDRLWADAARASAEAIAEVLRRAGVPDGGGPGDAPALAAALCWMIERSFYQASKVSTEALDEACRTCQVVWRQLARGVSQ
- a CDS encoding MBL fold metallo-hydrolase — protein: MSLDSIPHTDELVPSRYAVQVGDIDVLVISDGVLPITATTMAVNADDAEFGRWLDDRFLPHDVLDWPLNVIVVRSGDRTILVDAGLGVEFPDFPRAGQTVRRLEAAGIDLGAVTDVVLTHLHMDHVGGLLTRGVKERLRPDLRVHVAAAEAEFWQAPDFSNTHMPAPVPDALRSIASRFLTEYHGRLRTFDTEYEPAPGVLISRTGGHTPGHSIVRLASRGDALTFAGDAVFAPGFDNPEWHNGFEHDPQESARVRIRLLRELAATGEALVATHLPFPSVCRVATAGDAFRCVPEPWDY
- a CDS encoding GNAT family N-acetyltransferase — its product is MAETILRRATAADVAALQELAARAFDKYTPRIGKPPAPALYDYAEVLRTHDVWVIADGGRVVAMLATQRRPDHVFLDVIAVDPQAQGGGHGRTLMRRAELDALEHGLGEVRLYTNEAMTENQEFYPRLGYREVDRRFDEGYRRVFYAKTVTG
- a CDS encoding DUF1906 domain-containing protein, whose translation is MSITRRDVLRAAAAASALVGLTATTGLRAPAANAAAPTLIDFAARKIPAEAIRAAGHAGVINYVSTSRPGSSFGAKPITLPYAQSLHAAGLVIVSNYQYGKPGATAPSDFTRGYPGGVADARTAWALHTAAGGGRSAPIYFSVDDDIDRHTWDTLVLPWFRGINSVIGVQRTGIYGGVKACQWATADGVIGRSQTQGKVWAWQTRSWSNGQLFPGAVLYQRIIDTPSNPGPVVGGVRVDVNDVLAQDVGQWNLHP
- a CDS encoding oxygenase MpaB family protein: MTVTGERSEIRLEDVDFNRRAQPDKPLRPIPPGRDHFAGQWRQMREFIFGDWIDIDKEVEPSDLTRWRDDYFWQGDEYMVGVVDAFERIGHEKGRALFEQALTRGIHTVDDAPQEFVDLFDHLDNLPHQFDLAAAERGRMLATSSTVCATTIIRAWALYETAMTGDISAATGATGRFADDGPRRFIETARVFAEFTLPDIFDRNSQAFQDVVRVRLMHALASRGLRRKWGDKLYLKYGEPIPVTSLLGFGSGMLLSRLIDHAFGRRLTARQLEDLAEYSSFSARLWGAPERLHSPTGLELIKSLNYVLARGGNPSPWRAELVDAVAGPEHLRTLTETLPGPVKKLVHKYSNTITANIAFAPAGVVFGVEQIEAMIKDTMFEGLGYNIPRRVKNFERLTRLNVRIATLADRLPFTNPIRERRRRVGAAARERVAMLDKIAAGRGMPLTYTHHDQSTHGEGFTG
- a CDS encoding DNA gyrase subunit A, which gives rise to MTATLDIPEQNPDLVLDQSADDYWNRYQLTFALYSVSDRAIPSAYDGLKPGQRRLLYQMHESKLLPGNKPQKSSKVCSAVTGNLHPHGGASMYGAAALMAADFQRVKVIDGQGAFPRIQGDIPAADRYTEMRLSAPGAALTAELDSHAVEMVPTFDGEWVEPTVLPAQWPVLLCNGAVGIAEGWATKVPAHNPREVMAACRALLKTPNMTDDRLCKLIPGPDWGSGASVVGTAGIREYITTGRGHFTVRGKIEIEGKNCIITELPPGVASGTVQDRIRALVESGEMSGVADMSDLTDRRNGLRIVVTAKRGYSAEQIRDQLLALTPLEGTFAASLVALDENRVPRWWSVRELIMAFLRLRDSVVLRRSEYRLEKVAARRHLVAGLMTIHLDIDAAVAVIRNSETVDDARKGLQERFEIDAEQADYVLSLQLRRLTKLDVIELKKEAERLDAEHAELTELVNNPDARRKVIDKELVETAKLFKGPEYDRRTVLDFDATPVSRDEEGSRERKVNTAWRLDDRGVFSDSHGDLLTSGLGWAVWADGRVKFTTGNGLPFKTRDIPVAPDITGLVRSGVLPQGYHLALVTRRGKILRIDPTTVNPQGVAGNGVAGVKLAGDGDEVIAALPVSCANGEAILSIAEKSWKVTEVADIPVKGRGGAGVAFHPFVKGEEALLAASISPTGYVRGKRAVTPQNRAKAAVKGSGADVTPAPAE